Within Candidatus Dormiibacterota bacterium, the genomic segment TGACGCCGGCACCCTCGGCGCCGGTCGAGCTCGAGCTCGTCCGGGTGAGCGACGTGGGTGGGGGCGACGGCGGGCGCAGCTTCGCGCTGCTGTTCCGCGGACCCCTCGGGGCCGCGCTGGGGCAGGGCGTGGTCGAGCTCGAGCACGAGCAGCTCGGCGCCGTCGCGCTCTTCATCGTCCCGGTCGCGGCCGATGCCGCGGGGATGCAGTACGAGGCGGTGTTCAACCGGCTGCCTCTGCGGCCGTGACCGCCGTCCAGGCCATCTCCCGGTACACGCCGTCGCCGCCCATGGAGCGGAAGCCCAGCCGCAGGTAGAGGGCGACCGCCGGGCTGGTCCGGGCCACGTGCAGGCGCAGCCACCGCGCGCTGGTGGCCGCCTCCTCCTGGAGCCTCCGAACCAGCGTGGAGCCCACCCCGCCGCCCTGGTGCTCGGGCAGCAGCGCGATGTCGAGGAGGTGGATGGCGTCGCGCTCGCGGGCGACCCACAGCTGGCCCGCGTCCTCGCCGTCGACGGTGATCACGCTGTGCTGGGCGTCGGGGTGCGCGGCACGGTACTGCCGGTCCTGGGCGGTGAACTGCAGGCGCAGCAGCGCGTCGAGCTGTGCGGTGGGCAGCCCGGTCAGGCACAGCTCCGCCGCGCGGGTGCTCGCGAAGACCCGGTACAGGTGGTCGGCATCGGCGGCTCCGACCGGCCGGAGGATCACGGCCACAGTCGGTTGACCACCGCTTCGTAGCTGGTCGTCGACCCGGCGGCGCCGACCGCCACCAGGAACAGCGGGAAGCTGCCGAGGCGGGCGCTGTCGAGGGTGTAGGTGCCCTGCGGGAACCCGTGCTTCGGGGTCCCGGTGAAGAGCAGCGAGAACCCCTCCTTGCCCGGCGCCGGCGCCGGCGATCCCGGCGGCGTGACCAGGTCGGCGACGCTGGCCAGGCGCAGCGTGGCGGTCTGCATGGCCCCGACGTGGACGTGGAAGTCGGTGCCCACCGCCGCCGCGAACGCCTGCTGGGACAGCTCGTCGACCCCGGTCGCGGGAGGTGTCGCGCCGCCGCCGACGGCGCGCGCCGGCGCCGGGGAGATGGCGAGCGAGGTCGCACCCGTCAGCAGGGTCGCGGCCGCGCCCTTGAGGATGTCGCGTCGGCTGAAGTTCACGGGGGCTCCTCGCAGGCGTGCGACCGGCCAATCCAAACCGCCGCAGTCTGAGCGAGCGCCCCGCCCGGCAACGGCCGGGTCAGCGAAACCGTCCCGGTCCGTGACAGCGCCATCGCATCACGGAGTCATGCCTTGACAGCCGCGACCGGACCGTGACCGGCGGGGCCTCAGGCCACCTCGACCCAGACCCCGTCGACGCTCAGCCGGAGGCCGGCGTGGCGCAGCGCCGCCGCCGGGTGCAGCCCCACCGCGGCGCCGGTCTCCTCGATGAAGCGGGTGGCCTCGACCCGGTGGTCGGCGACCAGGTCGTCGAGGGGCATGTCCGCGACCCTGCGGCGGAACTCGGCGAGGGCCGCCCGCACCGCGGACACGAGCGCGGCCACGGCGTCGCGGGGGACGAGGACGGCGGTCCGCGGCCGCTCGTGGCTGACCACCTCGGCGTCGGCCCGGCCCCGGGTGGCGCGGAGCACGCCGAGACGGAGCCAGCGCACCGCGTGCTCGTACTCCACCGGCGCGAGGATGACGGTGCAGT encodes:
- a CDS encoding GNAT family N-acetyltransferase, whose protein sequence is MILRPVGAADADHLYRVFASTRAAELCLTGLPTAQLDALLRLQFTAQDRQYRAAHPDAQHSVITVDGEDAGQLWVARERDAIHLLDIALLPEHQGGGVGSTLVRRLQEEAATSARWLRLHVARTSPAVALYLRLGFRSMGGDGVYREMAWTAVTAAEAAG
- a CDS encoding twin-arginine translocation signal domain-containing protein, with product MNFSRRDILKGAAATLLTGATSLAISPAPARAVGGGATPPATGVDELSQQAFAAAVGTDFHVHVGAMQTATLRLASVADLVTPPGSPAPAPGKEGFSLLFTGTPKHGFPQGTYTLDSARLGSFPLFLVAVGAAGSTTSYEAVVNRLWP